A genomic stretch from Leishmania donovani BPK282A1 complete genome, chromosome 36 includes:
- a CDS encoding 40S ribosomal protein S10, putative, with translation MSTYVPKPSRDNVYRFFFTEGVIACKKDRMGTWTGTLGGNTFTVPCIQVMQLMRSLKSRNLIKEQYAWRHYYWTLNDEGIAYMRSYLHLAPSAMPNTQKPSSVNFEKVTEGRGRGRGRGGRGRGEGRGRGRGEGRGRGRGRGFGGERTNYRAAAAASDGEAAPAPAAE, from the coding sequence CAAGCCATCGCGCGACAACGTGTACCGGTTCTTCTTCACGGAGGGCGTGATCGCGTGCAAGAAGGACCGCATGGGCACCTGGACGGGCACCCTCGGCGGCAACACCTTCACGGTTCCGTGCATTCAGGTGATGCAGTTGATGCGCTCTCTGAAGAGCCGCAACCTGATCAAGGAGCAGTACGCGTGGCGCCACTACTACTGGACGCTCAACGACGAAGGTATTGCGTACATGCGCAGCTACCTGCATCTCGCTCCATCTGCGATGCCGAACACGCAGAAGCCGAGCAGCGTGAACTTCGAGAAGGTGACAGagggccgcggccgcggtcgTGGCCGTGGTGGCCGCGGACGTGGCGAGGGCCGTGGCCGCGGGCGTGGTGAGGGCCGTGGCCGTGGTCGTGGCCGTGGCTTCGGTGGCGAGCGCACGAACTaccgtgccgctgccgctgcatcggATGGTGAGGCCGCCCCAGCCCCGGCTGCGGAGTAA